The sequence TGAACACTTTGATTTCGCGCCGTTCCGTATGGTCCGTCCCTCCCCGGGACCGGGGTCACTTTTGTCCTTGCCAAAAGTAACCAAAAGCGCGTCCTCGCCGGACGGCCCGCCCGGAGGCACTCAACCCTGTTAGTACCGGTGTTCCGAGCGCTACCGTGGGAAACCGTTATCGTTCGACGCGCGGCCCAGTAGCACGCGGCACGGAACTTCGTCCGTTCGCGTCAAATCGGGGATGGAGGTCAGGAAAGGTCTGGAAGTGCTTGTCTTGCGGTGGGCCCAAGCGCTTGGGCTCCCTTCCGATCGTAGGCAACGTGGGGCGCGGCCAAATCGATAGCGTCGATTTATTTCGTATCGGCGCAATTCTGTGCCGCGTACTGATATGACTCCCGCTGTCAATCGGGATCGGTTTTCCAGTTTTCAACTGCATGTTGTCCGAATTTCCTGAGGGCGGCGTAGCAGTAAGTCTCGACGGTGGATCACGCTGATATCCGCGGGTTGGCTACCGCATTACAGATGTCCGCCCAATAAGCCTACCGCTATCTAACGCCGCAAGTCGGATGCAATCCGTTGCGTAGTACGCTCGCGGGTTACTCAGGTGCCGGGCTACGCCGCCCTCAGGAAACACCTTCTCAAGTGGCCAGGGTAATTCAAGCGTCGCGCAGGCGTTGCGTCACGCCATGCGCACCTCGGGCCGCGCGGCGAGCGACATCGCGAGCCGGCTGATGTCCCAGATGAAGCCGCTCAGTTCCCGGGCGAGCGCGACGACCGCAATGTTCTTTGGCTTGCCACGTGCGACAAGCTTGCGATAACGCCCACACAGGCGCACCTGCGCATCCCAGGCACGATCAACGATGGGTTTGGGGATGCCCTCGTGGCGACGCTGAATCTCCGGACTCACACGGGCCGGATGCTGGTAGCTCCAAGCGGCTTCGACAAGCAGCTTTCTCGCATAGCTGTTGCCGTTCTTGGTGATACTGCCTTGACGGCGCTTCTCGCCCGACGAATGCTCGCATGGCGTCACCCCCAGCCAAGCCATCAACTGGCGTGGCTGGGCAAAGCGCGATAGATCGCCCAGTTCGGCAAGCAGGCCCACCGCCGTAGTGAACTGCACGCCGCGCATGGCCTGCAGGCACAGCACCGCTGGATAAAGCGCCAGTCGACGGCCGCCTCGCGCAACGCGGTCTCCAACCGTTCGCATTGCGCGAGACGATCCTCGATCGTGCGCCGATGTTCCTCGAACGCCAGTTGCTGCCAGGCGCTGTCGAACGCAAATGTGCTCAGCCAGCGCCGGTGCGCAGGTCCCCAGTCGGCTCGGCCGGCATAACGCACATCGTGCGAGAGTAGAAAGCCCTTCAGGCGTTGCCGTGCACGTTTCAGATCGTCCTGGCGCTGGCCCACGCGCGGGCCAGATCGCGAAATGCTTCGTCTTCGACGCTGGGCACATAGACCGCTGACAGGTCGCCGGCACGCAGTGCCCGCACCAATTTGATCGCATCGCGCCGATCGGTCTTCACGCGCTCTCCCGGCTTCCTGGGAATCAAGGACGGAGCGCACACCATGCAGTCGAACCCCTTCTGCGCGAGCTGGCGGTAAAGCGCGTAGCCGCACGGCCCCGCTTCGTAGACGATGCCGATGCGCCGCGCCTTCGACTGCAGGCGCTTGCACAGGCGATCGATATCCGTCTTGGTCGTACCGATCTTGCTAAGCAGTTCGACCTCGCCCGCGCCAAGCGCATAGGCGACCGTGATCGAATCCTTATGGACATCAAGACCGACGTACAGAGTGCTATCGTGTTCCATGCTGGCCTCCGCGGTGGACATCGCCGGGTGTGGCCCTGTCCACACCGTGCGGCTCTGGCAGCGATGCTAACCCGCGTTTGATGCCTCGCGGCGGGCCAGCCTCTACCTCACGGGAGTCATACTGACTAACCGGACGCGCGGCGAGCAATAACGGTTTCCCACGGTTGACCTTGGAACGCCGGTACTAACAGGGTTGAGTGCCTCCGGGCAAGGCCGTCCGCCCAGGACGCGCTTTTGGTTACTTTTGGCAAGGACAAAAGTAACCCCGGTCCCGGGGAGGGACGGACTATACGGAACGCCGCGAATTCAAAGTTGCACGACAAACCCAAGCGCAAGAAACCAACCGCCGAAAGGCAAAAAAAGAAATGCTAATGGGGCAACTCGGCAGCCCCCATCCGCCGCGCTATAACAGCGGTCCGCTGCACCAAGTAAGGCGAACTACGATGCTCATCAAAATACTTGGGCCGCGGCAGCATAACCGCCAACCTGGCCGACTGCCACGCAGAGAGCTTGCTAGCCGAACTCTTGTAGTAATACTGCGCGGCAGCCTGCGCGCCATAAACGCCATTACCCCACTCGACCGAATTCAGATAGATCTCGAAGATGCGTTCCTTATCCATCAACGTCTCGAGCATCCAGGTAATGATGAGCTCCTGCCCCTTGCGGATATAACTCTTCTGCCGCGACAAAAACAAATTGCGCGCAAGCTGCTGCGTAATCGTCGAGCCGCCCGCCACGATCTTGCCGCGCGCCTTGTTCTTCTCCCACGCCTGCAGAATCGCGTCGGTCTCGTAGCCGTTGTTATTGACGAAGTTGGCATCCTCGGACGCAATGATCGCCCGCTTCAAATTCCGCGAAATCTGGTCGTACGGCACCCACGCGTGCTGAATGTCGAGATCCGGACGGTCCTGCGCCAAGCGCGACGCATCGGAACGCATGAAGGCCGTCGTGCGCGGGTTCACGAACGTCCACACGCCAATCTGCGCGAAGTAATAGACCTGCGTCGCACACCACGCGAGCGCGAACACCACCCCGACATAGACAACCCACCGCGCCAGTCCCGGCCGGCTCGTGCTTTTCGTTTTCGTCATCTCCGCCGATCCGGGCTCGCTCAATCGGAATGCCATCGCCGCCTACTCGTCCGCAAACCCGACTGCTTAATCAGAATCAGCGTTTGACGGCCGCCGAGAGCATCTCGCGCAGCGCCGCCAAGACCGGCGCGCCGTCGGGCCGCACGCCGCGCCAAACAAAGAAGGATTCGGCCGCCTGCTCGACCAGCATCCCGAGGCCGTCGGCCGCGCGCGCGCCGAGCGCCTGCGCGTGGCGCATGAAGACGGTCGGTTGCGCGCCGTACATCATGTCGTAGGCGAGCGTGCCCCCGCCGAACGCGCTGTCGTCGCACTCGGGCAGCGACGCGTCGAGGCTGCCCGCCGTCGCGTTCACGATCACGTCGTACGGGTGCGGGCCGACTGCGTGCGCACCGCCGCCGGTCAGCTCGCAGCCCGCCTGTCCGGCCGCCTCGGCAAACTGTTCGACCAGCGCTTCGGCCTTGGCCGCCGTGCGGTTCACGATCGTCAGCGCGCGCGGCGCACGGTCGAGCATCGGCAGCACGACGCCGCGCGCCGCGCCGCCTGCGCCCAGCAGCAGCACGCGCGAGTCCTTCAGGCTCACGCCGAGGTTCGCTTCGATATCGCGCACGAGGCCGACGCCGTCCGTGTTGTCGCCGTAGATGCCGTCAACGTCGAAGCGCAGCGTGTTCACCGCGCCGGCCGCCGCCGCACGCGGCGAGAGCCGATCGGCGAGCGCGTGCGCCTCGAGCTTGAATGGCACCGTCACGTTCAGGCCGCTTCCGCCTTCGGCGATGAACGCTCGCACGTGGTCGACGAAGCCGTCCAGCGGCGCGAGCAAATGGCGATAGTCGAGCGGCTCGCCCGTCTGCTCGGCAAAGCGCGCATGGATGAACGGCGACTTGCTGTGCGCAACCGGGTTGCCGATGACCGCATACAAATCGCGCGGCGCGGAAGTCGTGCTCATGGGCGTCAGTTACTCCGTGGCGTGGGCGGCGGGGTTCGGGCCGGGCTCGGTGCCCGGGGTGGAGGCATCGCCGTCCGCGGCCCCCTCCTCCGCGCCGGCGCCCGCATCGGCTTCGGCCTGCGCCTCGGCTTCGCTTTCGGCGGACTCGTCGGCGGCGTCGATCAGCTCTTCGACTTCGTCCTCGTCCTCTTCGGCCCCGGCGCCGCTCGTCACGGCCGGCGCATCGACCACGTGCAGCGGACGCACCGATGCCTCGACCGTCAGTTCATCGACCGACATCACTTCGAGCATCACCTTCGTCCCGCGCGCGTGGACACCGAGACCCGGCACGTGCAGCAACAGCGGCACTTCGTCGAGACGCACGAGGTCGCCCTTCACCACCGACGCGACCACCTGCTTCCTGCCTTCCTGTGTGATCCAGCGCAGACACCAGAAGTACTCCATGCGCCGCTGATGATCGGCGTAGGCGCTATAGGTGTCGTCGAAGCCCTGGACGACCGCGTAGAGATCGGCGTCCTTCGGCTTGAACGGCGCGACGAGCTTGGCCGCCACGCCGTGATTCACGCACGCGAGCAACTGCCATTGGTTGACGAGGTCGACGTAGCGGCGCAGCGGCGAGGTGCTCCACGCATATTGCGCGACGCCGAGACCCTCGTGCGGCGCAGCCGTCGTCTGCATCCGCGTGCGCTTCGGACCGGATGCCGCGAACGCGCGCTGCGAACGGTAGATTCCGGGTACGCCGTGGTCGTGCAGGAACGCGCCCCACGTCGAGTTCGCGAGGATCGCGAGTTCCGCGACGATCATGTCGAGCGGCGAGCCGCGGCGGCGCGGCGTGATCGTCACGTGCTCGCCGTCGACGTAGAAGTTGTAATCGGTATTGCTCTGCACTTCGCGCTTCAAGCCGTAGCCCGCGCGCGCCTGCTGACGCTTTTCGAAGAGCGCCTGCGCGAGCGGCCACAGCACGGCGATGTCGTCCTTGTGCGGATAGTCGCCGCTGCCTTCGGCCAGCGTCTCTTCGGTCACGAGGGCATCGAGCGTGTTGTGGCGCAGGTTGTTCTTCACGAACACGAGCTCGGCGCGCGTTTCGTTCGCGACGATCTCCTGCGTCGTGCGATCGACGATGATGTAGAGCGACAGCGCCGGGCGCAGGCCGCCTTCCTTCAGCGTGAATGCGTCGACGACTTCGTCGGGCAGCATCGTGATCTTGTCGCCCGGCATGTAGACGGTGGACAGCCGCCCGCGAGCGATCGCATCGACCGTATCGCCGCGCGCGATGCCGAGCGCCGGCGCCGCGATGTGAACGCCGATCCGCACGCGGCCGTCGGCCAGGTGCTCGACGGAAAACGCATCGTCGATTTCGGTCGTCGTGACGTCGTCGATCGAGAACGCTTCGACGTCGGCGGTCGGCAAGTCGTCCGGCAAGGCCCCCGGCGTGACGGACGGAAAGCCGGTGCCGTGCGGGAAGAACTCGGCCAGAAAGCGCGCCTCGTGCAGCGCGCGCGCCGACGCGACGCCGCCGCATTCGAGCATCAGGCGCGCCATGGAAATCCCGCGCGCCGCGGCGGCCGCTTCGAGCGCCTTGTATTCGATGGAATTCTTGTCCGGTTTGGTCAAGAGCGACAGCGCCTTGCCGTCGAATGCGGCAGGCAGACGTCCCGCCGTCAGCTCCGCTTCGTATTCGGCCTGCACGAGCGCCTGCTGGCGCTTGCGCTCGAGCGACGCCAACGCCATCTTCAGCTGCTCTTCAGGCGCGCGCTGATACTGGCCGCGCCCCTTGCGGCGGAAGTAGACCGGCGCGCCGTGCATGCGCAACACGAGCGCCGCACGCTCGATCGGGCCGTACGACTCGCCGTAATAGTCGCTCGCGAGCGTCGCGAACGGGAATTCGTCGGCGGGCGCGCATTCCCACAGGAAGTCGAGATCGATCTGCTGCGCGGCTTCGTCTGCCTGCTGCATCAACTCGGCGGCGCTCGGCTTCTCGAATTCGATCAGCACGTCCTTGGCGCGGACTTTCGCGCGCCGGCCGCCCGGCAACTCGACCTGAAACGCGTCGCCTTGCTTCGACAGCACGCTGCCCGCCTTGAAACTGCCCGATTCCTCAAAGAAAACGTTCACTCAATACTCTCGTTCTGACTTGCCACTGCAGCCGCTCGGCGTTTCCGTGCGCCTGCAGTGTGATAGGTGGTGTGTGCCGCTCCGGCCGCGCTATCGTCGGCGGTTTGCTCGATAGGCACTGGAGGGGCCGAACATGTCGCGCGCCGGCGGTTCCGTCAGGACCGCGCCGGAAGCTTCATCCCGCAAAAGGCGAGAACGTCGTCGACATAGTCTTCAAACTCGCTGATCGCGTGGTCGCTGCCGTCGATCAGCTTCGTGTTCACGCCCGGGTAGTGCGCGAGCATTTCGCGGTAGTCGAGCACTTCATCGCCGGTGGCCGCCATCAAATAATAGCGTTCGGGCCGCGTGATCGCGGGAACGCCCAGCGCCCGCAATTCGTCGAGATGATGCGGCTCGACGACGATGCTCCCGCCGCCATGCCACAGCGGCTGCTCGCCGAGATACGCCGATAGATCGCGCTGCGGCACCGTCGCCGGATTGAGCAGCACCGCGCGCCAGCCGTGCTTTTCGGCGAGATGCGTCGCGTAATAGCCGCCGAGCGAGCTGCCGATCACGGTCACGCCCTCTTCGCCGGAGGCGCCTGCCGCGGTCACTTGGGCTTCCGCCAGCGCGATCGCCCCGAAAGGCGACACCGGCAGCATCGGGCAGCACCACTCGGCCGTCTTGCCCAGCTCCGCGACCCGCGCGGCGAGCACGCGCGCCTTGAACGAATTCGGCGACGAACGGAACCCGTGCAGATAGAGGATCACGCGACGCCCCGTTCGCGCGCGGCAGGGCGCGCGTCGAGCGCATCCAGCAGCTTGTGGTGGACGCCGCCGAAGCCGCCGTTGCTCATCACGAGCACGTGGTCGCCGGGGCGCGCCACCGCTGTGACGGCCTTGACGAGGGCGTCGAGATCGTTGAACGCCTGCGCCTTGGCGCCGAGCGGCGCGAGCGCTTCGGCCAGGTCCCAGCCGAGCGCGTCGCGCCCGGACGGCGCGCCGTAGCCGAACACGAGGTCGGCATCCGCCAGGCTGCCCGGCAATTGCGCCTTCATCACGCCGAGCTTCATCGTGTTCGAGCGAGGCTCGAGCACGGCGAGAATCCGCGTGTTTTCACGGCCGACGCGTGCGCGAAGGCCGGCGACCGTGGTTTCGATCGCCGTCGGATGATGCGCGAAATCGTCGTAGACCGTGACGCCCTCGACGCTCCCACGCACTTCCATGCGCCGCTTCACGTTGCGGAACGCGCCGAGCGCCTTGGCCGCGTGCGCCGGCGGCACGCCGACGTGCCGCGCCGCCGCGATCGCCGCGAGCGCGTTCATGCGGTTGTGCTCCCCCTGCACCTGCCAATCGACCACGCCCGCGCGCGCGCCCTGCCAGTAGACAGCGAACTGCTCGTCGACCGGCACGCCATCGACTGCAGGCATCGCCTCCCAACCGCCCGCGACGCCGAATCGCTCGACGTCGCTCCAGCAGCCGCGCGCGAGGACGCGCTCGAGCGCGTCCTCGCGCCCGTTGACGACGAGCCGCCCGACGCCGGGCACGGTGCGCACGAGATGATGAAATTGGGTTTCGATCGCGGCGAGATCGGGGAAGATATCCGCGTGATCGAATTCGAGATTGTTCAGGATCGCGGTGCGCGGCCGGTAATGGACGAACTTCGAGCGCTTGTCGAAGAAAGCCGTGTCGTACTCGTCCGCTTCGATCACGAAAAAGCTCGAATCGGTGAGCCGCGCCGACACGCCGAAGTTGAGCGGCACGCCGCCGATCAGGAAGCCCGGGTTCAGCCCGGCGTCTTCGAGCAGCCACGCGAGCATCGAGCTCGTCGTCGTCTTGCCGTGCGTGCCGGCTACCGCGAGCACCCACTTGCCGTTGAGCACGTGCTCGCCGAGCCACTGCGGCCCGGACACATACGGCAGGCCGCGATCGAGAATCGCTTCCATCAGCGGATTGCCGCGCGTCACGACGTTGCCGATCACGAAAAGATCCGGCTTCAGATCGATCTGTTCGGCGCCGTAGCCTTCGATCAGCTCGATGCCTTGCGCCTCGAGCTGGGTGCTCATCGGCGGATAGACGCCGGCGTCGCAGCCGGTCACTTTGTGTCCTGCGCCGCGTGCGAGCACCGCCAGACCGCCCATGAAGGTGCCGCAAATGCCGAGAATATGGATATGCATAAAAGCGAGGCGAGGCGGGTACGGAAAGGCCGCTATTGTAACCGACGCCCTCGCCCGAAATGTGTTGCACACGGGCCCCGGCGGCCCCCCAAAGGCCCGTAACCATTCTCTTGTATGATTGCTGGATGGTTCGTAAATCTCATTTTGATCCGCAGCGGGTGCGGGAAGAAATCGCTATCGCCGCCGCGCGGATGATCGCCGAGGACGGTCTCGACTACTCGACCGCCAAGCGCAAGGCTGCGCGGCAAGTCGTCGGGGAGACGCGCATTGCCGGCGATTGGCTGCCCGATAACGACCAGATCGAAGAAGAAATCCGCGAATACCAGTCGCTCTTCCAAAGCGACAGCCAGCCGGCGATGCTTCGCCGCCTGCGCGAAATCGCGGTCGAGTGGATGGAGCGGCTTGCCGCCTTCAATCCCTATTTGACGGGCGCGGTGCTCAACGGCACGGCGGGCGAGCATTCCGACGTGCATCTGCAGGTGTTCTGCGACAACCCCAAGGAAGTCGCGATCTACCTGCTGAACGCGAATATCCAATATGACGTGTCGGAGACCCGGCATTTCGCCGGCCGCGGCATGATCGAGACGCTGAGCTTCCTGTGGCGTCCGTCACGCGGCGAAGATCCGGTCGGCATGCACATTGCGCTCTACGACACGGACGACTTGCGCGGCGCGGTGCGCGCCGACGCGCGCGGCCGGCTCTCGCGTGCCAACGTCCAGGCGGTCCGGGCGCTGCTCGACGAAAGCGAGAGCGGCGAAACACCAACGACTAATTGATCAAACGATGAACACGAAAGGAATTCTGGCGGTCGCGGCCGTCGCGATCGTTGCCGTCGCGGGCGGTATCGGCGCCGGGCATTGGCTGCGGCATGGCGACACGACGCCTGCCACCGCCGCCGGCGCCCCGCAGACCGGTCCGGCGCAGGCCAACGCAGTCGAAGCGCTATTGGACTCGACCATGATGCACGACGCCGACGGCAAGCCGAAGTCGCTCGCCGCCTTCAAGGGGCAGACCGTCGTCGTCAATTTCTGGGCGTCGTGGTGCGGCCCGTGCGTGGAAGAAATGCCGACGCTCGCCCAGCTCAACGACGAATATTCAAAGAAAGGCGTGAAGTTCATCGGCATCGGCGTCGACTCGGAAAAGAACGTGAAAGCGTTTTTGCAAAAGGTACCGGTCGACTACCCCGTTTACGTGAGCGGCTTCGGCGGAGCCGATCTGGCACGCAATTTCGGCAACACGGCGGGCGCCCTGCCCTTCACCGTCGTGATCGATGCAAATGGCGCCGTACGGTCGACAAAATTAGGTCAAATCCAGCCAGCCGAGCTCAAAAAGACCCTCGACTCGCTCTAATTTGATACGACGAAACTGCTTCAGATAACGTCTATTTGCGCTGAGTTGCCCGCGTTTTCTCGGAATTTAATAAGATTCATACGGCCAAAGGGGCGATTTTTACCGCGTTTTCCCCAGCCTCCCGCATGCGCTGCTAGACAAGTTTCTCTAATCAGCGCTAAAGTGCGCGCAATTCCGCGCAAAACGAAGCGACCATGACACGACTGCTGGTACTACACGGCCCCAACCTCAACCTTCTCGGCACCCGGGAACCCGAGGTCTATGGGCGCGTCACGTTGCAGCAGATCGATCAGGCGTTATCCAAACGAGCGGCGCAGGCCGGCGCCGAACTGACTTCGTTTCAGAGCAATCATGAGGGTGCGCTCGTCGACCGCATCCAGGCTGCCCGCGCAGAAAAAGTCGACTTCGTCCTGATCAATCCCGCCGCGTACACGCATACCAGCGTGGCGATACGGGACGCACTGGCCGGCGTCGGCATTCCGTTCGTCGAGATTCACCTGTCGAACGTGCATCGCCGCGAGCCGTTCAGGCACCACTCCTACTTCTCCGACCAGGCCGAAGGCGTCATCTGTGGCCTCGGCTGGAAGGGATATCTGTACGCGCTCGAATTCGCCCTCGACCGGCTCGCACCGGACACGGGCAGCGCGCGCTGATTTCCAGAACACCAATTCAGCGCCGGCCTCGGGCCGGCACTTCACGCATTGAAAGGGGAATTCCCGATGGATCTACGTAAGCTGAAAACTTTGATCGACCTCGTTTCCGAGTCCGGGATCTCGGAACTGGAAGTCACCGAAGGCGAGGGCAAGGTTCGCATCGTCAAGAATGCGCCGCCGGTTTACGTGCAACAGTCCCCCTCCTACGCACCGCAACTCACCGCGCCCGCGCCGCTCGCCGCCGCGCCGGGCGAAGCGCCGGCCGCCGCCGGCGCGGCAGCCGCCCCCGCTGCCGCCGCACTGCAAGGCCACGTCGTGACGTCACCGATGGTCGGCACGTTCTACCGCGCCCCTTCGCCGGGCGCCGACCCGTTCGTCCAAGTGGGCGACGCGGTCAAGGAAGGTCAGACGATCTGCATCATCGAAGCGATGAAGCTCCTGAACGAGATCGAGTGCGACAAGGCCGGCGTCGTCAAGGAAATCCTCGTCGAAAACGGTCAGGCGGTCGAATACGGCCAGCCGTTGTTCGTGATCGGCTAAGCGCGCGGGCCTCTCCCCTCGTGTGACGGCCAGAGTCGGCGCATCCGCACCCACTCTCGCCCCACGCAGAGCCCGCCCGGCGCGCAGCCATGAAGCGCTGTGCGCCGCCGATCCTCTGAGGCGCGCCGCCGATGTCTCTCTTAGTTAGCGAGCGCCGCGCCCATTGAAGAGTCGAATAACGCTATGTTTGAAAAAATCCTCATTGCCAATCGCGGCGAAATCGCGCTCCGTATTCAGCGCGCGTGCCGTGAGCTGGGCGTCAAGACGGTCGTCGTCTACTCCGAAGCCGACAAAGAAGCCAAGTACGTGAGGCTCGCCGACGAGGCGGTCTGCATCGGACCGGCGCCGTCGAATCTCTCCTACTTGAATATGCCGGCGCTCATCAGCGCCGCGGAAGTGACCGACGCCGAAGCGATTCACCCCGGCTACGGCTTCCTGTCGGAGAACGCCGATTTCGCCGAGCGCGTGCAGCAATCCGGCTTCACGTTCATCGGCCCGAATCCGGACACGATCCGCATGATGGGCGACAAGGTCACCGCCAAGCAGACGATGATCAAGACCGGCGTGCCGTGCGTGCCCGGTTCGGAAGGCGCCCTGCCGGACGACCCGAAGGAGATCGTGAAGATCGCGCGGGCGATCGGCTACCCCGTCATCATCAAGGCGGCAGGCGGCGGCGGCGGACGCGGCATGCGCGTCGTGCACACGGAAGCGGCGCTCGTGAACGCGGTCAACATGACCCGCGAAGAAGCCGGCCGTGCGTTCGGCAATCCGCAGGTCTATATGGAGAAGTTCCTCGAGAACCCTCGGCACATCGAAATCCAGGTGCTCTCCGATTCGTTCAAGAACGCAATCTGGCTCGGCGAGCGCGACTGCTCGATGCAGCGCCGCCACCAGAAGGTGATCGAGGAAGCGCCGGCGCCGGGCATCGCGCGCCGCCTGATCGAGCGCATCGGCGACCGCTGCGCCGACGCCTGCAAGAAGATGGGCTACCTCGGTGCGGGCACGTTCGAGTTCCTCTACGAGAACGGCGAGTTCTACTTCATCGAAATGAACACGCGCGTGCAGGTCGAGCATCCGGTGACCGAACTGATCACCGGCGTCGACATCGTGCAGGAGCAGATCCGCATCGCGGCCGGCGAGAAGCTCAACATCCGCCAGCGCGACATCGAGTTCCGCGGCCACGCGATCGAGTGCCGGATCAACGCCGAAGACGCGTTCAAGTTCACCCCGTCGCCGGGACGCATCACGTCGTGGCACACGCCGGGCGGCCCCGGTATCCGCGTCGATTCTCACGCCTACAACGGCTATTTCGTTCCGCCGAACTATGATTCGATGATCGGCAAGCTGATCGCGTACGGCGCCACGCGCGAGCAGGCCATCATGCGGATGCGCATTGCGCTCTCCGAGATGGTCGTCGAAGGCATTCAGACCAACATCCCGCTGCACCGCGAACTGATGCTCGACGGGAAGTTCGTCGAAGGCGGCACGAGCATCCACTACCTCGAGAACCGGCTTGCGGCGAAGCAGCAAGTCGCACCGGAAGAAGCGTAAGCGATGAGTTACCGGGAACTGGTCGTCGAACTCGATCGCGAGCACGCCGAGGCGCTGTCCGACGCGCTCCTCGAACTGGGCGCGCTGTCGGTGTCGGTCGAAGACGCCGACGCCGACACGCCCGACGAGCAGCCGCTCTTCGGCGAGCCCGGCCTCACGCCCGATCGCACCGCATGGCAGCGCTCGCGCGTCGTGGCGCTGCTCGCGCCCGAGCACGAACCGGGCGTGCTGGCGGCTGCCGCGGCCAACGAAGTCGGCCTCGCGTCTACGCCGCCGTTCACGGTGCGCGACGTCGAGGAACAGGACTGGGTGCGGCTCACGCAATCGCAGTTCGAGCCGATTCCGATCGGCAAGCGCATCTGGGTCGTGCCGTCGTGGCACGACGCGCCCGATCCGGACGCGCTCGTGCTCGAACTCGATCCCGGGCTCGCATTCGGCACCGGCAGTCATCCGACCACGCGCCTTTGCATGGAGTGGCTCGAAGAGCATGTGCAAGCGGGCCAGTCGGTGCTCGACTACGGATGCGGCTCCGGCATCCTCGCGATACTCGCGAAGAAGTGCGGCGCGAATCCGGTGTTCGGCATCGACATCGATCCTCAGGCGGTCGAATCCGCGCGCCACAACAGCGAGCGCAATCGCGCCGAGGTCGCTTACGGCCTGCCCGACGATTGCCCGTCCGGCGAGTTCGATATCGTCGTCGCCAATATTCTGTCGAATCCGCTCAAGCTGATGGCGTCGATGCTGTCGTCGAAGGTGAAGCCGGGCGGACGCATCGCGCTTTCGGGCATCCTCGCACGACAGGCCGAAGAGGTCGCACGCGTCTACGCGGCCTGGATCGACATCGGCGTCTGGCGCGAGCACGAGGGCTGGGTCTGTCTCGCCGGGACCCGCCGCGAAAGCCATTAGAATAGGGCGTATCGTCATCCGTATTGTCATCGTTACGCACCGGCCCGCACGCCATTAGGCTCACTATGCTTCTTGCGACGCGCTGTCCCCACTGTGAAACCGTCTTCCGCATCCAAGAGACGCAGCTCGCGCTGCGCGGAGGACTCGTGCGCTGCGGACATTGCCAGTCCGTCTTCAATGCGTCGGAAAATCTCGTCGACCCCGAAACCGGCGCGAAGCCGCTAGCCAGCGGCGCGCCGGCCGAAACGCCGAGCGCGCCGGAACCGGCCGCCGCAACCGCATCGCCCGTACCCGAAACCGCCGCGCCGCAAGCGCCTGCGCAAAACGAATCGGCGCAACCTGCGCCGAATTTCGGCTCCGGCGCGTGGGACATGTGGGCACCCGCCACCGATGCGCAGATCGACCCGGCGCTGCGCCACGACGTCGAAACGCTCGCGCGTCACGCGCA comes from Trinickia violacea and encodes:
- the mpl gene encoding UDP-N-acetylmuramate:L-alanyl-gamma-D-glutamyl-meso-diaminopimelate ligase — translated: MHIHILGICGTFMGGLAVLARGAGHKVTGCDAGVYPPMSTQLEAQGIELIEGYGAEQIDLKPDLFVIGNVVTRGNPLMEAILDRGLPYVSGPQWLGEHVLNGKWVLAVAGTHGKTTTSSMLAWLLEDAGLNPGFLIGGVPLNFGVSARLTDSSFFVIEADEYDTAFFDKRSKFVHYRPRTAILNNLEFDHADIFPDLAAIETQFHHLVRTVPGVGRLVVNGREDALERVLARGCWSDVERFGVAGGWEAMPAVDGVPVDEQFAVYWQGARAGVVDWQVQGEHNRMNALAAIAAARHVGVPPAHAAKALGAFRNVKRRMEVRGSVEGVTVYDDFAHHPTAIETTVAGLRARVGRENTRILAVLEPRSNTMKLGVMKAQLPGSLADADLVFGYGAPSGRDALGWDLAEALAPLGAKAQAFNDLDALVKAVTAVARPGDHVLVMSNGGFGGVHHKLLDALDARPAARERGVA
- a CDS encoding RNB domain-containing ribonuclease, which produces MNVFFEESGSFKAGSVLSKQGDAFQVELPGGRRAKVRAKDVLIEFEKPSAAELMQQADEAAQQIDLDFLWECAPADEFPFATLASDYYGESYGPIERAALVLRMHGAPVYFRRKGRGQYQRAPEEQLKMALASLERKRQQALVQAEYEAELTAGRLPAAFDGKALSLLTKPDKNSIEYKALEAAAAARGISMARLMLECGGVASARALHEARFLAEFFPHGTGFPSVTPGALPDDLPTADVEAFSIDDVTTTEIDDAFSVEHLADGRVRIGVHIAAPALGIARGDTVDAIARGRLSTVYMPGDKITMLPDEVVDAFTLKEGGLRPALSLYIIVDRTTQEIVANETRAELVFVKNNLRHNTLDALVTEETLAEGSGDYPHKDDIAVLWPLAQALFEKRQQARAGYGLKREVQSNTDYNFYVDGEHVTITPRRRGSPLDMIVAELAILANSTWGAFLHDHGVPGIYRSQRAFAASGPKRTRMQTTAAPHEGLGVAQYAWSTSPLRRYVDLVNQWQLLACVNHGVAAKLVAPFKPKDADLYAVVQGFDDTYSAYADHQRRMEYFWCLRWITQEGRKQVVASVVKGDLVRLDEVPLLLHVPGLGVHARGTKVMLEVMSVDELTVEASVRPLHVVDAPAVTSGAGAEEDEDEVEELIDAADESAESEAEAQAEADAGAGAEEGAADGDASTPGTEPGPNPAAHATE
- a CDS encoding UDP-N-acetylmuramate--alanine ligase; amino-acid sequence: MVRKSHFDPQRVREEIAIAAARMIAEDGLDYSTAKRKAARQVVGETRIAGDWLPDNDQIEEEIREYQSLFQSDSQPAMLRRLREIAVEWMERLAAFNPYLTGAVLNGTAGEHSDVHLQVFCDNPKEVAIYLLNANIQYDVSETRHFAGRGMIETLSFLWRPSRGEDPVGMHIALYDTDDLRGAVRADARGRLSRANVQAVRALLDESESGETPTTN
- the aroE gene encoding shikimate dehydrogenase yields the protein MSTTSAPRDLYAVIGNPVAHSKSPFIHARFAEQTGEPLDYRHLLAPLDGFVDHVRAFIAEGGSGLNVTVPFKLEAHALADRLSPRAAAAGAVNTLRFDVDGIYGDNTDGVGLVRDIEANLGVSLKDSRVLLLGAGGAARGVVLPMLDRAPRALTIVNRTAAKAEALVEQFAEAAGQAGCELTGGGAHAVGPHPYDVIVNATAGSLDASLPECDDSAFGGGTLAYDMMYGAQPTVFMRHAQALGARAADGLGMLVEQAAESFFVWRGVRPDGAPVLAALREMLSAAVKR
- a CDS encoding YqiA/YcfP family alpha/beta fold hydrolase, yielding MILYLHGFRSSPNSFKARVLAARVAELGKTAEWCCPMLPVSPFGAIALAEAQVTAAGASGEEGVTVIGSSLGGYYATHLAEKHGWRAVLLNPATVPQRDLSAYLGEQPLWHGGGSIVVEPHHLDELRALGVPAITRPERYYLMAATGDEVLDYREMLAHYPGVNTKLIDGSDHAISEFEDYVDDVLAFCGMKLPARS
- the mtgA gene encoding monofunctional biosynthetic peptidoglycan transglycosylase; translated protein: MTKTKSTSRPGLARWVVYVGVVFALAWCATQVYYFAQIGVWTFVNPRTTAFMRSDASRLAQDRPDLDIQHAWVPYDQISRNLKRAIIASEDANFVNNNGYETDAILQAWEKNKARGKIVAGGSTITQQLARNLFLSRQKSYIRKGQELIITWMLETLMDKERIFEIYLNSVEWGNGVYGAQAAAQYYYKSSASKLSAWQSARLAVMLPRPKYFDEHRSSPYLVQRTAVIARRMGAAELPH